In one bacterium genomic region, the following are encoded:
- a CDS encoding DUF1501 domain-containing protein: protein MAAYKTLQKNLPMLSRRSFLQASSALTLGAALCPRLLLAQSNGGGTGKNVIVINLYGGIDGVGAFPFYEGQNANLLRDVLRPTLHTPLDQIIPHVGQNGLANKIGFHPAWQELTNVASTRSAIIQAYGIPGDPGRSHDTCQVLMSLGATQIQGAEMVGFLARLMDSQDWESLQYWALMTENPSDTNTQKKPPLIVSDMANFSLPRVGWESEQETLHALRVARALVEVRTPQNSVQTNYRDGLRLMHDTVAVVRDEIYSQLVGNNSAGDYLGNWGVGASLRDAAKIIKSKAGSPRANQDTLILLGQGGHDTHSDQIQSLPDNIGFLAHNLAVFYRDLELIGALNDTVIVLYSEFGRTCYENGTPNTQTVGTDHGHGSNTIVLGGPVRSGVYGDAPSSQELTDSNYNALRPKIDFRDVFSEIFAWMGIDARRVFDDPNFNPSRIGFLV from the coding sequence ATGGCAGCATATAAGACTTTGCAAAAAAATCTCCCGATGCTTTCTCGGAGAAGCTTCCTCCAAGCTTCAAGTGCTCTTACGCTCGGAGCAGCACTTTGCCCACGCTTACTCCTGGCACAAAGTAACGGTGGGGGCACTGGCAAGAATGTCATTGTGATCAACCTCTATGGTGGGATCGATGGTGTTGGAGCATTCCCCTTCTATGAAGGGCAGAATGCAAATTTACTGCGTGATGTCCTACGACCGACCTTGCATACCCCACTCGATCAGATTATCCCCCACGTTGGACAAAATGGGCTGGCAAATAAAATCGGCTTTCACCCGGCTTGGCAAGAGTTGACTAATGTTGCCTCAACACGATCCGCAATTATTCAAGCATACGGGATACCGGGCGACCCAGGTCGCAGTCATGATACTTGTCAGGTACTAATGAGTTTAGGCGCCACTCAAATTCAAGGTGCCGAAATGGTGGGCTTCTTGGCCCGCTTAATGGACTCACAAGATTGGGAATCACTACAATACTGGGCGCTGATGACTGAAAACCCATCTGATACGAATACCCAGAAAAAACCACCACTGATAGTCAGCGATATGGCAAATTTTTCGTTACCACGCGTTGGTTGGGAAAGCGAACAAGAAACCTTACATGCATTAAGAGTGGCACGTGCCCTTGTTGAAGTACGGACACCGCAGAATTCAGTTCAAACAAACTATCGTGATGGCTTGCGTTTAATGCATGATACAGTTGCAGTCGTGCGTGATGAAATCTACTCACAACTTGTCGGCAACAATAGCGCAGGTGACTACCTGGGTAACTGGGGAGTTGGCGCCAGTTTAAGGGATGCTGCAAAAATTATTAAATCTAAAGCTGGGTCACCGCGTGCTAATCAAGACACACTCATTCTACTTGGACAAGGCGGCCATGATACGCATAGTGATCAAATTCAATCCCTACCTGATAATATTGGCTTCCTGGCGCACAATCTTGCGGTTTTCTATCGCGATCTAGAACTGATCGGGGCACTGAATGATACAGTAATCGTTCTCTATTCAGAGTTTGGACGCACTTGCTACGAGAATGGCACTCCAAACACACAAACTGTGGGGACCGACCATGGACACGGTAGCAACACGATTGTGCTGGGTGGACCAGTGCGATCAGGAGTTTACGGCGATGCCCCCAGTAGTCAGGAACTGACAGATTCGAACTATAACGCACTTCGCCCGAAAATAGATTTTCGTGATGTCTTTTCTGAAATCTTTGCCTGGATGGGTATCGATGCTAGACGGGTCTTCGACGACCCGAATTTTAATCCCTCGAGAATTGGTTTTTTAGTCTGA